The DNA sequence ATCATGTCGTTAGAAATGATATCCAGTTTTTTCTGGGTTTCACCTTGAACATTTTCAGTTTCCAACGCACCCAAAGCGCCAATTAAAGCCCCCTTATTTACCGCTGAGGATATACGCTTGCACGCTGTTTCAATATCCGCCAATAAACCACTAAAGTCACCCGAGCCATGGGTACGACGTTGTTCCTCAATAATAAATTGGGTCAGAGTTTCGCCCTTATGCATAATAAAAATCCTCTATCGTGATAAAAAACTGGGTAAACAAACAGGCGCGCAACGTTATAATACCAGGCTGCAACCACGCAAAATGGCATCCATTATACGGTGTAAGCCACCAAAATAAAGCTGCACTACCCA is a window from the Gammaproteobacteria bacterium genome containing:
- a CDS encoding class 1 fructose-bisphosphatase; the protein is MHKGETLTQFIIEEQRRTHGSGDFSGLLADIETACKRISSAVNKGALIGALGALETENVQGETQKKLDIISNDM